The Mucilaginibacter sp. PAMB04168 genome contains the following window.
TGCATTCCTTCAAGCAAAGAACACACATCATTAGGTTGGCCATGATATGACCACGCTCCTAAAAGATTAATCTTATCGTTTGCCATAGGCCCCACAAGTGCAATCTTTTTGATGCGAGATTTTAATGGCAATACTGCTTTATTATTTTTTAACAATACCATTGATTCAGCAGCCAAATTGCGGGCTATGGTCCGGCTTTCGGGCAGTAAGTACCGTTTATTGTCAGGTAGTACAGGCGCAAAAGGCTTTTCAAATAACCCTAACCGAAACTTAACCCTTAGTATACGCGCCACCGCCTCATTAATCTGCAACATCGTTACCTTTTTTTCGGCAAGTAACTGTTGTAAATACTCCCTGTATATGTCGTCCTTCATGTCCATGTCAACTCCAGCATTAAACGCCTTCAAGCCCGCCTCTTTGCGGTTGGCTGCAACGCCCTGGTCAATTAACTGGCCAATCGCATTCCAGTCAGACACTACAAAACCGTCATGTTTCCAGCGATGTTTTAGCACCTCTTTTAACATATACCTGTTTGCAGTGGCCGGTATGCCGCTTATATCATTAAATGAGCTCATCAGCGTAGCGGCCCCAGCTTTAACTCCTGCTTCAAAAGGCGGCAGATAAGTCTCCCAAAGTGCTTGCATAGATACATCGGTGTAATGATAATCTCGCCCACCTTCCGAACGCCCATAAGCTACATAGTGCTTGAGGCAGGCTGCTATCGAAAACTCATCTGATAAGTGTGCGCCCTGGTAACCCTTTATTGAAGCAACCCCAAAAGCGGAGTTGGCGTAAGTATCTTCCCCATAACCTTCGGCAATGCGGCCCCAGCGCGGGTCGCGGGCAACATCAATCATGGGAGAGAAAGTCCAGTCTACTCCTGATAACTTGGCCTCTTTTGCAGCCATACTGCAGGCGGCCGTTACCAATGCAGGGTTCCATGAACAGGCTTGAGCCAGTGAGATAGGATAAATTGTGCGGAAGCCATGAATAACATCATAGCCGAAGAGAATGGGTATACCAAGCCTGGTTTGCTTAACGGCTTTTGCCTGTACCAGATTACGAATTTGGGGATCATCGCCAAAATAAATAAGCGAACCAATTCCGGCCGGGATGTCATCAATCAGCGCTCCAATGTTGTTTGCATTTGTGTTTTTCCCGAATGTATACTGATTTAATTGCAATACTTTTTCTTGCAGTGTCATTCTTGATAAAAGATCCTTTACACGAACTTCGATAGGCTTTTGCGGATCCCGGTATGTTGGCGTTTGAGCATATAGCCAGGCGCTGGATAACCAGCATAACATCAGGGTGAATTTAAATCTCATTAGTAGTAATGTGGAATAATGCAGAAAAGATCACTAGTAAATTTTATACGCTTTGTTTTGCAATGAACACCGTAGCCTGAATTTGTAGCAGTTTTAATTACCGTAACTATCATGCTGTACATAGGGCAATTACTTTTTTAGGATAATTTTACCATACCGGTTGCTTTATAATTTTAAATAACCCGGACTAACCAGCAATATGGTTAGCCGGGTTATGCAGTGCGTTGCCTTGAATGAGTTTAAAACCCTCAGCGTTGTATAGGCTGGCAACCTGTTGTTGCCTGGTAGGTATCAAGCTTAATAGAAAACTTCATGCAATCTTTAAAAAACGCTTGGCTTTCGTCAATAAAGTCTCCGTTTATAAGGATATGACCATCTTTGAGTATGAAATAAAATTTGGCATTACAGATATGCATCAGGTAGTGTCGTACCCAAAGGTTAGCCTCCTCGGCAGATAAAAAATCGGTACGGCAAATTTCAAACACATTGTCCAACTCGTAAAAAACAGAATACACAGCGTTCATACTTTTCAACTTTAATATCATATCCTCAATTCTCTATTGCTTATAAAACTCAATATCGTCCATACTGCAATAGGCATTATTGCCTGCGGTGTTCAAACCTATGGTACATTGCCCGTTGGTTACATTTATATTGGTAATGGTTACTTTTACCCAATTAGCATTAATCGATATATTTTGGTTAATCTGTGTTCCGCCGAAATCCTTTGCGAACAAATAGTTGCTAACCATAGTCTGCGGACTTTTAACCCAAGCCTGAAAAGTGTATAAGCCGTTGGATAAACCTGTAATGGTTTGGCTGGTTGCCACGTTGTAAGCACTGCTTTTCCAGTGGGTAAGCGTAAAAAGGCCAGTATGCGGATTGGTCTCCGTATAGTTAGCATCGGGGTTACTGCCCGTAGTTATCCAGCCCGATGGTGAGGTCGCAGCTACCGTATCAACCTCAAAACCCGGATTTTTAACCAGCGAAAAACCATCCATGCCCAAAGTTGGGCGCTTGCTGGTGGCATCAAAAATACTGCGGTTGGGTGCAGCATGGTCATAAGCCTGGGGTTCCCAGTAGCAAACGCCCAAGCCTTTGTTATTAGGCAAGCTGCTTAGGTCATCAAGCAGCGTACTTACCATTAGGCGGGCTGTTTTAGGGTTGTTTTGAAAATAACCACATTCAGCTACCAAAACCTCTTTATTGTAAGTTGCCACCAAATCCTGAAGGTTAAGTTTGGTATTGTTCATGGTGGTGGCATAGGTTGACGTTGGATAAACAGACACGCCTACCACATCAAAACTGGCACCGTTTGCAATAAGACCGTTTAATACACTTTTACAGTTGCTGTTATCATACCCTCTTGAAAAATGCACGATAACTTTAATGGAACTATTTACGGCTTTAACCGCTGCATAACCCGCTTTAAAAAGCGTGGCATAACCGGCCATATTGCCGGGCAATTGCCCCATAGGCCAAAGCATACCATAGTCGGTTTCGTTGCCAACTTGTACATACTCGGGGGTAACACTATTGGCTATAAGTGTATTTAAACAGGATGTAGTATGGTTGCTAACGGCGGTCTCCATAGCTGCAAGGCTGTAGCCGCTCCAGGCGGCCGGAATGTTTTGCTTGGTAGGGTCGGCCCAGGTATCGCTGTAATGAAAATCAATAAGCAGTTTCATACCCGCATTTTTGGCCCGTACTGCTTTTGCAACCACATCGGCAATACTATTGTACTGATTGGTACTGGTGGGGTTTACCCACACCCTAAGCCTGATGAGGTTGATACCACGTTCTTTAAGAATGGTAAAAATATCTTGCTGGTCGGTTGTGTTAAAAAAAACCCGGCCCTTGGCTTCCTGCTCGGTAATAAAACCAACATCAGCGCCGCGCAAAAACGAGCTGTTGTTGTTAATGGTAAGCGGTGTACGGGTACCTCTTGTGTCACTGTCCGGCGATGTAGTATTTATGGTTTCATTTTTTTTGCAGCCATTTATCAGCAACAGCGTTGCTGTTAGTACTAGTGCGGAGGTGATGTACCTGAACTTACCCGCCGGTTTTGCCTTTAATAAACTTTTCATATTTGTGGTTTTTGTTAATTGGTTACTATTACAAAATCATCAGAAAAAGCCTTTTTTTACCGATTGACCCAACCGAAAGCTACCTGTTATTTACTGGGCCAGACCCCTTAATTGCTCCAGTTATCTGTTCTGAACGGCACTGCAGGGAGATGGGCTTTGTTATACAAGTTGCAGCCTTCGGGGTTATCGGCCCAGGCGTAACGTACGGCAACCGGTTTAGCTACATCAGCACTCCAAACCAAAATTTTATTATTTTGTATTTGCGCATTGGCCCAGTGAAAAATGTGATCGGCACCGGCAATCGCAAATTGTTTTAACGGGCCATTTTGAGCCACCAAACCCATAGCGGAATTATTAAAACGGAGTATAATTTTATTACCCTGATTTTGCATGGATTGGTAAACAGGGCCCGACACGGTAATATTTTCTCCATAAGCTACCTGGCGTGCCACCAGTGCCAAACGATGGCCAACTACTTTTTTGTTGTATGGGTGTACATCATAAGTCTCGCCGGCATCTATACTAACCGACATGCCACAACCCGGAACTGATTGGGCAGTTTTAAACTGTGCCTCGCGTAACATAGCCCAGTCGCTCGCTTTTGGCACTACTGGCGGAACCATGTGATTGGCCAACTGAACAATTAGAAAAGGGAAATTACCCTGCTGCCATTTATTGCGCCAGTTTTTTATTAATGCAGATAGCAATTCATTGTATTCAGAGGCCTTACTGGTATTGCTTTCGCCCTGGTACCAGGTGGCTCCCTTAATGGTGTAACCCGCCAAGGGCCTTATGCGGCTATTAAACTGAATGGCCGGAGTAAACTCTACACGGGTAAGCGTTTTTGACGGAAAACCCGTGGTTGCGTAACCCATTTTGTAAACCCATTCGCCAGTTATATCAACATAACCCTTTTCGTTTCCAAGCCGGTATTGCTTGCCGGGCACCACTCCGCCCGGACCTTCTTTATTAATAACACGAATAACAATGGTGTTTTGGCCTGCCTTTAAGACACCTTGGGGTACCGGGTACCGGCGCACCAGGTATCTGTTATCTTTAGAGCCTATGCAAGTGCCGTTAATATAAGTTGAATCTATATCTGCAATCAAACCCATTTCCAGAAAAACAGGCTTATCCAGCATAGCTGCTGGTAGCGAAACTGTTTTCTTTAGCCAAAAAACCCCGTCCTGGTCAGCAGAGCCATAGTCTTCTATGTAACCAGGCACCCGCATTGTTTTCCAGCCTGTGGTGTCGGGCTTGCTGCTCCAAACGGCGCGGCCGTTTTGAAGGCCAGCGTCTTTATTATTTACCTCGGCCATCCATCGGGCTGTAGTTTTCCTGTTTTGCGCAAGTACTGATTGTGTGTACACCGAATCGTGATAAGGCTGCGCTTTTTGCAGATAATGAGGAAATGCAGCTAAGCCTTCCTCACTTACCCAGGCCTCGGCCGGGCTGCCCGGATAGCTGGAGTGAATAATGCCGATAGGTACTTTGTAAACTTCGTACAAACTTTGCGCAAAAAAGTAGGCTACCGCACTAAAATTAACCACAGTTGCGGGGTTGGCCTGTTTCCAGCTGCCAACTGCATTGAGCTGCGGCTGCATTGTATAAGAATTCTTTACGTCAAACTCGCGTATTTTATAAGTTCCGGCGCGGGCAATATCATCCGGAAAATAGGTAGCAGATTTATATAGCTGGTATTCCATGTTAGACTGTCCTGAACACAGCCATACATCACCAATCAGTACGTCGTTTATAGTAATGGTGTTTTGGCCTTTCACGGTTAATGTGTGGGGGCCACCTGCCTGCATGGGCTGTAAGTAAATGTCCCAGCGGCCATTGGCAGCCGTATTTTGTTTTACAACTTGCCTGTTAAACCACACCGTAACAGTTTCGCCCGGTGTTGCCCATCCCCATAAGTGTACCTTTTGATTGCGCTGTATAACCATGCCATCGCTTACCAGCCTGGGCAAGCGCACATTGGCAAGGCACAATAGTGGCAAAACAGCCAGCACAAAAAACACCTTTAGCTTTTTCGTCATCACAAATATTAGCATTAAGCAGTTACCAGTTTTTTAACTCGGTGGTGGGTTTCGGAGGCATACCTTTACTTGCAGGGAGCA
Protein-coding sequences here:
- a CDS encoding glycoside hydrolase family 3 N-terminal domain-containing protein, coding for MRFKFTLMLCWLSSAWLYAQTPTYRDPQKPIEVRVKDLLSRMTLQEKVLQLNQYTFGKNTNANNIGALIDDIPAGIGSLIYFGDDPQIRNLVQAKAVKQTRLGIPILFGYDVIHGFRTIYPISLAQACSWNPALVTAACSMAAKEAKLSGVDWTFSPMIDVARDPRWGRIAEGYGEDTYANSAFGVASIKGYQGAHLSDEFSIAACLKHYVAYGRSEGGRDYHYTDVSMQALWETYLPPFEAGVKAGAATLMSSFNDISGIPATANRYMLKEVLKHRWKHDGFVVSDWNAIGQLIDQGVAANRKEAGLKAFNAGVDMDMKDDIYREYLQQLLAEKKVTMLQINEAVARILRVKFRLGLFEKPFAPVLPDNKRYLLPESRTIARNLAAESMVLLKNNKAVLPLKSRIKKIALVGPMANDKINLLGAWSYHGQPNDVCSLLEGMQQQFNGTQITYAKGCDFDGDDESGFAEAAKAAQDAEVVVICLGENKQWSGENASRSNISLPRVQEKLVEHLKLSGKPIVLVLANGRPLELIRIEPLADAILEIWQPGVEGGAAASAILSGAINPSGKLSVTFPLTTGQIPVYYSMRQSARPDQGRYQDIPTTPLYWFGDGLGYAPFKYGAVTLSSLTIKPGQKIVARVNVANAGNMDGKEVVFWYVAHPAGHISRPLKELVFFEKKEIRQGATATYQFEIDPLKHLGYPDANGKVHLQAGVYSLMVNNQKVSFRLLP
- a CDS encoding glycosyl hydrolase 53 family protein; translation: MKSLLKAKPAGKFRYITSALVLTATLLLINGCKKNETINTTSPDSDTRGTRTPLTINNNSSFLRGADVGFITEQEAKGRVFFNTTDQQDIFTILKERGINLIRLRVWVNPTSTNQYNSIADVVAKAVRAKNAGMKLLIDFHYSDTWADPTKQNIPAAWSGYSLAAMETAVSNHTTSCLNTLIANSVTPEYVQVGNETDYGMLWPMGQLPGNMAGYATLFKAGYAAVKAVNSSIKVIVHFSRGYDNSNCKSVLNGLIANGASFDVVGVSVYPTSTYATTMNNTKLNLQDLVATYNKEVLVAECGYFQNNPKTARLMVSTLLDDLSSLPNNKGLGVCYWEPQAYDHAAPNRSIFDATSKRPTLGMDGFSLVKNPGFEVDTVAATSPSGWITTGSNPDANYTETNPHTGLFTLTHWKSSAYNVATSQTITGLSNGLYTFQAWVKSPQTMVSNYLFAKDFGGTQINQNISINANWVKVTITNINVTNGQCTIGLNTAGNNAYCSMDDIEFYKQ
- a CDS encoding sialate O-acetylesterase; protein product: MTKKLKVFFVLAVLPLLCLANVRLPRLVSDGMVIQRNQKVHLWGWATPGETVTVWFNRQVVKQNTAANGRWDIYLQPMQAGGPHTLTVKGQNTITINDVLIGDVWLCSGQSNMEYQLYKSATYFPDDIARAGTYKIREFDVKNSYTMQPQLNAVGSWKQANPATVVNFSAVAYFFAQSLYEVYKVPIGIIHSSYPGSPAEAWVSEEGLAAFPHYLQKAQPYHDSVYTQSVLAQNRKTTARWMAEVNNKDAGLQNGRAVWSSKPDTTGWKTMRVPGYIEDYGSADQDGVFWLKKTVSLPAAMLDKPVFLEMGLIADIDSTYINGTCIGSKDNRYLVRRYPVPQGVLKAGQNTIVIRVINKEGPGGVVPGKQYRLGNEKGYVDITGEWVYKMGYATTGFPSKTLTRVEFTPAIQFNSRIRPLAGYTIKGATWYQGESNTSKASEYNELLSALIKNWRNKWQQGNFPFLIVQLANHMVPPVVPKASDWAMLREAQFKTAQSVPGCGMSVSIDAGETYDVHPYNKKVVGHRLALVARQVAYGENITVSGPVYQSMQNQGNKIILRFNNSAMGLVAQNGPLKQFAIAGADHIFHWANAQIQNNKILVWSADVAKPVAVRYAWADNPEGCNLYNKAHLPAVPFRTDNWSN